The Plectropomus leopardus isolate mb chromosome 7, YSFRI_Pleo_2.0, whole genome shotgun sequence genome window below encodes:
- the LOC121946142 gene encoding RIIa domain-containing protein 1 gives MAVTGGLAKLDVGVLNAEQQEKLRQFKIKTRIDNEKYLRSHPEVEVLIGDFLREVLLNRPADIRQFAADHFTNPNLHAVIGSKMEGNME, from the exons ATGGCTGTAACAGGCGGTCTGGCGAAGCTGGACGTCGGTGTTTTAAACGCTGAGCAGCAGGAGAAACTGCGACAGTTCAAG ATCAAGACCAGAATTGACAATGAGAAGTATTTAAGATCCCACCCAGAAGTGGAGGTACTGATAGGCGACTTTCTAAG AGAGGTGCTACTTAACAGGCCTGCTGACATCCGCCAGTTTGCTGCAG atcacTTCACCAACCCAAACCTTCATGCGGTTATTGGCTCCAAAATGGAAGGAAACATGGAGTAA
- the il6r gene encoding interleukin-6 receptor subunit alpha — protein MRIFLPLLWVLCAAPVRGVFDGACPRKDPPPGVLVLSPGSKLILTCSGHVDVDGVKVRDGLNTNRYGSSTDATPTTTVNIRSNTGVSLKSDKHTVGNTLSEGYHSNPTEATENRSLGLTDTGYTVSPTTYTVQPTSVSRLRKRESQNMDEEGDYEEGEEDEEEGSRVTRGIKSRIQWKWNGRTVGKGDRDWGEITFERRGASLSLSSVRLMDSGRYTCYHRGRERFSLKVTVSDHPETPSLSCYKRSPSSKIRCEWTPQKPVAVIPTCYLLLSKSPSEPFFRITCSYSSRLSRCWCALDYHEDEMRTLHLAFLCVTSITGNATSNLLQFTPLDILKPNPPSDVSVRQEEGHETKLTATWSLPISWKSQDSYYALTYEIKYRPLKSSFYQNQVQGIKIQRSYTITDALSGVEYLIQVRAKDEYDGQWSEWSAPVYASSWTAKATVDYDDLAPTVFPVYREGSGFSDDYATDVPGPVYSEVAVSHHVIWWISGSFFVLLVILAAYIFRHKDRFMSKLQSLSVITQCSDSPQPSPSAPTPPESQSLVTFAPRCYKKPPPSEEKEEEAENEKEEEEENEEEDQQVNERIEATHFSNTSYFFLRSEC, from the exons ATGCGGATTTTTCTCCCTTTGCTGTGGGTTCTGTGCGCCGCGCCGGTCCGCGGCGTTTTCGACGGAGCCTGTCCCAGAAAAG ACCCTCCCCCCGGTGTGTTGGTTTTATCCCCGGGCAGTAAGCTGATTTTGACCTGCAGCGGTCATGTGGACGTGGATGGAGTAAAGGTCAGAGATGGCTTAAACACCAACAGATATGGGAGTTCTACAGATGCAACCCCAACAACCACTGTGAACATTAGAAGCAACACTGGagtttcattaaaaagtgacaaacacACTGTTGGGAACACTTTAAGTGAGGGGTACCACTCTAACCCCACTGAggcaacagaaaacagaagccTTGGACTTACAGATACAGGATACACAGTTTCTCCTACCACCTACACAGTCCAGCCGACCAGTGTGAGCAGACTGCGAAAGCGTGAATCCCAAAACATGGATGAAGAGGGCGATTAtgaggaaggggaggaggatgaggaggaagggAGCAGAGTAACAAGGGGCATAAAGTCGAGGATACAGTGGAAGTGGAATGGAAGGACAGTGGGAAAAGGAGACAGAGACTGGGGAGAAATCACATTTGAGAGAAGAGGAGCttcactgtctctgtcctcagtgaGACTGATGGACTCTGGGAGGTACACGTGTTatcacagaggcagagagaggttCTCCTTAAAAGTTACAGTTTCAG ATCATCCAGAGACTCCCAGCCTGTCCTGCTACAAAAGGTCACCCAGCAGTAAGATTCGCTGTGAGTGGACACCTCAGAAGCCTGTCGCAGTAATACCTACCTGTTACCTCTTACTCAGTAAAAG CCCGTCAGAGCCATTCTTTCGCATTACTTGCTCATACTCATCTCGCCTCTCCCGCTGTTGGTGTGCTCTGGACTACCATGAGGACGAGATGAGAACGCTTCACTTGGCCTTCTTGTGTGTTACAAGCATCACTGGCAACGCCACCAGCAACCTGCTGCAATTCACACCTCTGGACATTT TGAAGCCCAATCCTCCATCGGATGTGTCAGTACGCCAGGAGGAGGGACACGAGACGAAGTTGACGGCTACCTGGAGTCTGCCAATTTCCTGGAAGTCTCAAGACAGCTATTATGCACTTACCTACGAGATCAAATATCGGCCTCTCAAGTCCTCGTTTTATCAGAATCAG GTACAGGGGATAAAGATCCAGCGCTCCTACACTATCACTGATGCTCTGTCAGGTGTTGAGTACCTGATACAGGTCAGAGCAAAGGACGAATATGATGGTCAGTGGAGCGAGTGGAGTGCCCCAGTCTATGCCAGCAGCTGGacag CCAAAGCAACCGTGGACTATGATGATCTCGCTCCGACCGTG TTTCCAGTGTACAGGGAAGGCTCTGGTTTTTCAGACGACTATGCCACTGATG TTCCTGGCCCGGTGTATAGCGAAGTGGCGGTGTCACATCACGTGATCTGGTGGATCTCTGGCTCATTTTTCGTCTTGTTGGTCATTTTGGCCGCCTACATATTCAG aCACAAGGACAGATTTATGTCTAAACTCCAGAGTCTGAGTGTCATCACCCAATGCAGTGACTCGCCTCAGCCTTCGCCCTCTGCCCCAACACCTCCAGAAAGTCAAAGTCTGGTGACCTTTGCACCGCGTTGTTACAAGAAACCCCCACCgagtgaagaaaaagaagaggaagcagaaaatgaaaaagaagaggaagaggaaaatgaagaagaagatCAACAGGTGAATGAGAGGATAGAAGCCACGCACTTCAGTAACACAAGTTATTTCTTTCTCCGCAGTGAGTGTTGA